The following proteins come from a genomic window of Canis lupus dingo isolate Sandy chromosome 20, ASM325472v2, whole genome shotgun sequence:
- the LOC112666925 gene encoding olfactory receptor 24: MEPRNQTSASEFILLGLSENPEQETLLFALFLCMYVVTVVGNLLIILAISSDSYLHTPMYFFLANLSLVDFCLATDTVPKMLVNIQIRSKSISYACCLTQMYFFHFFGIMDSVLIAVMAYDRFVAICHPLHYTTIMSPRLCGLLAGGPWVFSCFISLTHILLMARLVFCGSNELPHYFCDLTPLLRLSCTDTSVNKIFVLIVAGMVIATPFICILASYARIIVAIMKVPSAGGRKKAFSTCSSHLSVVALFYGTTIGVYLCPSSVRTAVKEKASAVMYTAVTPMLNPFIYSLRNRDLKGALRKLVNRKITSSS, encoded by the coding sequence ATGGAACCAAGGAACCAAACTAGTGCATCCGAATTCATCCTCCTGGGGCTTTCAGAAAATCCAGAGCAGGAGACCCTCCTCTTTGCTCTGTTTCTCTGCATGTATGTGGTCACAgtagtggggaatctgctcatCATCCTGGCCATCAGCTCAGACTCCTACCTCCACactcccatgtacttcttcctggcCAATCTCTCCTTGGTTGATTTCTGTCTGGCCACCGATACAGTCCCCAAGATGCTAGTGAACATCCAAATCAGGAGCAAGTCAATCTCCTACGCCTGTTGCCTGACCCAGATgtactttttccatttctttggcaTTATGGACAGTGTCTTAATTGCTGTGATGGCTTATGACCGGTTTGTGGCTATATGTCATCCCTTACACTATACTACCATCATGAGCCCACGCCTCTGTGGCCTGCTGGCTGGTGGTCCATGGGTATTTTCCTGCTTCATTTCCCTCACTCATATCCTCTTGATGGCCCGTCTGGTTTTCTGTGGGAGCAATGAGTTGCCCCACTACTTCTGTGACCTCACTCCTCTTCTCAGGCTTTCTTGCACTGATACATCTGTGAACAAGATCTTTGTGCTCATTGTGGCTGGGATGGTGATAGCCACACCATTCATCTGCATCCTGGCCTCCTATGCTCGCATCATTGTGGCCATCATGAAGGTCCCTTCTGCAGGCGGCAGGAAGAAAGCCTTTTCCACCTGCAGCTCCCATCTGTCTGTGGTTGCTCTCTTCTATGGGACCACCATTGGGGTCTATTTGTGTCCTTCCTCTGTGCGCACAGCTGTGAAGGAGAAAGCCTCTGCTGTGATGTACACTGCGGTCACCCCCATGCTGAACCCCTTTATCTATAGCCTGAGGAACAGAGATCTTAAGGGGGCCCTGAGGAAGCTTGTCAACAGAAAAATCACTTCATCTTCCTGA